A single genomic interval of Fibrobacter sp. UWB4 harbors:
- a CDS encoding polyprenol monophosphomannose synthase: MAFPKSLVIVPTYNEKENILLIMSAILEQNDCLEILVVDDGSPDGTGDLVQAEADKNPRIHLIRRKGKMGLGSAYVMGFKWALERDYERVFEMDADFSHSPTDLNRFLETAEDADLVLGSRYQDHRISVVNWDLRRLILSYGANVYTRLVTGLPISDATGGFKCFRREALQALNLDKMKSDGYCFQIETTFKIWKKGLRVKEIPIIFTDRTRGTSKMSGGIISEAFFLVLKLRLGLA; this comes from the coding sequence ATGGCGTTCCCTAAGAGTTTGGTTATTGTTCCGACCTACAATGAAAAGGAGAATATTCTCCTCATTATGTCGGCCATTTTGGAACAGAATGATTGCTTAGAAATCTTGGTGGTGGATGATGGTTCTCCGGATGGTACTGGCGACCTCGTCCAGGCCGAAGCCGACAAGAATCCCAGAATCCACTTGATCCGCCGCAAGGGTAAGATGGGTCTTGGCTCTGCCTATGTGATGGGTTTCAAGTGGGCGCTTGAACGCGATTACGAGCGCGTTTTCGAAATGGACGCCGACTTTAGCCATAGCCCGACGGATCTGAACCGATTCCTGGAAACTGCCGAAGATGCCGACCTTGTGCTAGGTAGCCGTTATCAGGATCACCGCATCAGCGTGGTGAACTGGGATTTGCGCCGCCTGATTTTGAGCTATGGCGCGAATGTCTATACGCGACTTGTGACGGGCCTCCCGATCAGCGATGCGACGGGCGGTTTCAAGTGCTTCCGCCGTGAAGCGTTGCAGGCGCTTAACCTCGACAAGATGAAGAGCGACGGTTACTGCTTCCAGATCGAGACGACGTTCAAGATTTGGAAGAAGGGCCTCCGCGTGAAAGAAATCCCCATCATCTTTACGGACCGCACTCGCGGCACTTCCAAGATGAGCGGCGGAATCATCTCCGAAGCGTTCTTCCTCGTGCTGAAACTGCGATTGGGATTGGCTTAA
- a CDS encoding DUF2723 domain-containing protein — MKINEKWHKHIFAGIAGFIALVVYMMTMAPTVSFWDCGEFVACANTLGIPHPPGTPFFVFFARAVILLLPFVGEIAKRVNYISVVSSAATVYVTALFAWELLATVLKTDALAEKISEKMRTFVLGTAALVAGFLLTFSDTFWFNAVEAEVYGVAMLILMLVSYFGLVWYNKREESGSDKLLIFICYIAFLGVGAHLYTMLTVPAVFVLLLVAQPKKIVERIPIWITGTLLCSVIYMVSSFIEISLICVLVLGLVLLFSKRFPFQQTAVAGLSILVAAALLMITDSWPITIIGTLIVAGLGYAGISQGVFRRCEAGFKRSFLLSFAFAFFALVGYSTHLYIPIRSELNPTIDENDPELNIRDEQGNLQLGNLFEAKNWDAFNAFIERKQYGSESMISRAFYRRSRIAHQVLSFPSMSYGGYQMAQYLPTKVGGVNYANGVYTFDASENEPVERLGFKFPTQMSFMGDNTFMQLFFFLLFNGLIVATCVYVYKRNKHLGIFVSTLYALCSLGLLFYINFADGTRMEQRDRDYWVSAMTRNVADLNNAGAGITSLPDPNELIDLRQTIDYSKLAIERLRMRNAPASRIAEFEKKISDAENTSAWRNWQKIEESFARFGQRAPFPEAVHMEVRERDYFYTPAFIFMSMIYGIGAGILVLLAATAAGTAAFASPIAAALVLVSLLVPSISNYKEHDRSGLWVPWDYAYNLLNSCRPNAILFTNGDNDTFPLWFAQEVAGIRKDVRVVNLSLGNTDWYIKQMLVNEPILKLSYTKETIDNDLVLDNSSANNPNHLVSTWVRRAESLKPKLKERIDQMEAAGNLSQADSAKLLQFKVNYQVWDAFLDWAKRNRSSMMLTQYKLVIDLALQNMDKPIEISTTVGTSNFMGLEKYMVQEGMVYNFVKGDLTPKQNAFDAQKTAALIDSVYKFRGLGDGSAYINSETERLLSSYVSLYLQISFDAREKISALITKKPFTKADKAEVERIANDAAKYLELGIYQFPREWRNYWAASYVYASAGMKAKAIDVVKRGLENIPAYDAPGKSRLTMSLQQIESITDESLKVDEEPAPAADAAN, encoded by the coding sequence ATGAAGATTAACGAGAAGTGGCATAAGCACATCTTTGCCGGTATCGCTGGCTTTATTGCTTTGGTCGTTTACATGATGACGATGGCCCCGACGGTCTCTTTCTGGGACTGTGGTGAATTCGTCGCTTGCGCTAACACGCTTGGTATTCCGCATCCTCCTGGAACGCCGTTCTTCGTGTTCTTTGCCCGTGCGGTCATTCTTCTTTTGCCGTTCGTGGGTGAAATCGCAAAGCGCGTGAACTACATCTCCGTGGTGAGTTCTGCCGCGACGGTCTATGTGACGGCTCTCTTTGCCTGGGAACTTTTGGCAACGGTCCTCAAGACGGACGCCTTGGCCGAAAAGATTTCTGAAAAGATGCGCACGTTTGTACTTGGCACTGCCGCTCTCGTGGCCGGATTCCTCCTCACGTTCTCCGATACGTTCTGGTTCAACGCGGTCGAAGCCGAAGTCTATGGCGTTGCGATGCTCATTTTGATGCTCGTCTCTTACTTTGGTCTCGTGTGGTACAACAAGCGCGAAGAATCGGGCAGCGATAAGCTTCTCATCTTCATTTGCTATATCGCATTCCTCGGAGTGGGCGCACACCTCTATACGATGCTTACCGTCCCGGCCGTGTTTGTGCTCCTCCTTGTCGCTCAGCCGAAAAAGATTGTCGAACGCATTCCCATCTGGATTACGGGTACGCTCCTCTGCTCCGTCATCTACATGGTGTCTAGCTTTATTGAAATTTCCCTGATTTGTGTTCTTGTTCTGGGGCTTGTCCTTCTGTTCAGCAAAAGGTTCCCGTTCCAGCAGACGGCTGTGGCCGGTTTGTCGATTCTTGTCGCTGCCGCCTTGTTGATGATTACGGATAGCTGGCCTATTACGATCATTGGTACTTTGATTGTTGCTGGTTTGGGTTATGCTGGCATTAGCCAGGGCGTATTCAGGCGTTGTGAAGCTGGTTTTAAGCGTAGCTTCCTTCTTTCTTTCGCTTTTGCGTTCTTTGCTTTGGTCGGCTATAGCACCCACCTTTACATCCCGATCCGTTCTGAACTCAACCCGACGATTGATGAAAACGATCCGGAACTCAACATCCGTGACGAACAGGGCAACCTCCAGCTCGGAAACCTTTTCGAAGCCAAGAACTGGGATGCCTTCAACGCATTTATCGAACGTAAGCAGTACGGTTCCGAAAGCATGATTTCCCGTGCTTTCTATCGCCGTTCCCGCATTGCCCACCAGGTGCTCTCCTTCCCGAGCATGAGCTATGGTGGTTACCAGATGGCCCAGTACTTGCCGACAAAGGTCGGTGGGGTGAACTACGCCAACGGTGTCTACACGTTTGACGCTTCCGAAAATGAACCGGTCGAGCGTTTGGGCTTCAAGTTCCCGACGCAGATGTCGTTTATGGGCGACAACACCTTTATGCAGCTTTTCTTCTTCTTGCTGTTTAACGGTCTTATTGTTGCTACCTGCGTTTATGTCTATAAGCGTAACAAGCATCTCGGAATCTTTGTCTCGACGCTTTACGCCCTTTGCTCGCTTGGCCTCCTGTTCTATATCAACTTTGCCGATGGCACTCGCATGGAACAGCGCGACCGTGACTATTGGGTTAGCGCCATGACTCGCAACGTGGCGGATTTGAACAATGCCGGTGCTGGCATTACCTCTCTTCCGGATCCGAACGAACTCATCGACCTCCGCCAGACGATTGATTATTCCAAGCTTGCGATTGAACGTCTTCGCATGCGTAACGCTCCGGCATCCCGAATTGCTGAATTCGAAAAGAAGATTAGCGATGCCGAAAATACGTCTGCCTGGAGAAACTGGCAGAAGATTGAAGAAAGCTTCGCCCGTTTTGGACAGCGCGCTCCGTTCCCGGAAGCGGTCCACATGGAAGTCCGTGAACGTGACTACTTCTACACGCCGGCATTTATCTTCATGAGCATGATTTATGGTATTGGCGCTGGTATTCTCGTGCTGCTTGCCGCGACGGCCGCAGGAACGGCCGCCTTCGCTTCTCCGATTGCTGCCGCTCTTGTACTTGTTTCGCTTCTTGTTCCGAGCATTTCGAACTACAAGGAACATGACCGTTCCGGCCTCTGGGTTCCCTGGGATTATGCCTACAACCTCCTCAACAGCTGCCGCCCGAATGCAATTCTTTTCACGAATGGCGATAACGACACGTTCCCGCTGTGGTTTGCTCAGGAAGTCGCTGGTATTCGTAAGGACGTCCGCGTGGTGAACCTCTCCTTGGGCAATACGGACTGGTACATCAAGCAGATGCTCGTGAATGAACCGATTCTCAAGCTTTCCTATACCAAGGAAACCATCGATAACGACTTGGTCCTTGACAATAGCAGTGCCAACAACCCGAACCACCTTGTTTCGACTTGGGTGCGCCGTGCGGAATCCCTGAAGCCGAAGCTCAAGGAACGCATCGACCAGATGGAAGCTGCCGGAAATCTCTCCCAGGCTGATTCTGCCAAGCTTCTCCAGTTCAAGGTGAACTACCAGGTCTGGGACGCATTCCTGGATTGGGCGAAGAGAAACCGTTCTAGCATGATGCTCACGCAGTACAAGCTCGTGATTGATCTTGCTCTCCAGAATATGGACAAGCCGATTGAAATTTCGACGACTGTCGGAACTTCGAACTTCATGGGTCTTGAAAAGTACATGGTCCAGGAAGGCATGGTCTACAATTTTGTAAAGGGTGACCTCACGCCGAAGCAGAATGCATTTGATGCTCAGAAGACCGCCGCTCTCATTGATAGCGTGTATAAGTTCCGCGGTCTTGGCGATGGCTCTGCGTACATCAATTCCGAAACGGAACGTTTGCTCAGCAGCTACGTCTCGCTCTATTTGCAGATCTCGTTTGACGCCCGTGAAAAGATTTCGGCCCTCATCACGAAGAAGCCGTTCACCAAGGCAGACAAGGCTGAAGTCGAACGTATTGCCAACGATGCCGCCAAGTACCTTGAACTGGGCATTTATCAGTTCCCGAGAGAATGGCGCAACTACTGGGCTGCTTCCTATGTCTATGCTTCTGCGGGCATGAAGGCTAAGGCTATCGATGTTGTGAAGCGCGGTCTCGAAAACATTCCGGCTTACGATGCTCCGGGTAAGAGCCGCCTTACGATGAGCCTCCAGCAGATCGAATCTATTACGGACGAATCGCTTAAGGTTGATGAAGAACCGGCACCGGCTGCCGATGCTGCAAATTAG
- a CDS encoding glycosyltransferase family 2 protein: MLSCSVIIIAYNSCDFIPACLKSVRDACEGIDSQIIVLDNGSTEPIIPEIKNFFPEVEWIDSKENLGFGKGCNLAEKHATKPYLFFINPDTIISKNAFREMLQFMEEHPDAGTVGCRILNEDGTLQWACRRSFPTIVSAVSKTIGLASLFPKSKTLASYNMTYADPDEMIEVDAISGSFFCIRRDVYEKLNGFDEDFFMYGEDLDLCFRTKEMGLHNYYTPVTNILHFKGQSCRTRRWGSYVDFYKAMLIFVKKHKDLYFVPNFLVSFGILFAAFVGMFSRLIPKFWKMFLDLGVIAVWALVFLPGLGNDGCIFTSIKESIGVITTFEDWWLVGLVAIVNMVFLIFRGEYTESSLKGEKFLQYLVPLNLLAVGGYEVFRYFAQFSYVPGDKSTIYPSIGWCIYAVCSSLFIPFVLLAWRRVAFWINYFYRIFAKKRHRSILLGGREDSLNNWFDSYNVIPGIEILGCVSSEPEKLSEENRKHLLGPLSDMESIRNRTGCRELLVVSNFSGYREEFNINWLDKLGMCVYLLIGNGKNGNFALVNLKYLR; the protein is encoded by the coding sequence ATGCTTTCCTGTTCTGTCATTATCATTGCTTATAACTCTTGCGACTTCATTCCGGCATGCCTCAAGTCCGTCCGTGACGCATGCGAAGGGATCGATTCGCAGATTATCGTTCTGGATAACGGTTCTACCGAGCCGATCATTCCCGAAATCAAGAACTTCTTCCCGGAAGTGGAATGGATTGACTCCAAGGAAAATCTGGGCTTTGGCAAAGGCTGCAACCTTGCCGAAAAGCATGCGACCAAGCCATACTTGTTCTTCATCAACCCGGATACGATCATTTCAAAGAACGCTTTCCGCGAAATGCTCCAGTTCATGGAAGAGCATCCGGATGCAGGCACGGTCGGTTGCCGTATCTTGAACGAAGACGGAACGCTGCAGTGGGCATGCCGCCGTTCGTTCCCGACGATTGTTTCTGCTGTTTCCAAGACAATTGGCCTTGCTTCGCTCTTTCCGAAAAGCAAGACACTTGCAAGCTATAACATGACATACGCTGACCCGGACGAGATGATTGAAGTCGATGCCATTAGCGGCTCGTTCTTCTGCATCCGCCGCGATGTCTACGAAAAGCTGAACGGCTTTGACGAAGACTTCTTCATGTACGGCGAAGACTTGGACCTCTGTTTCCGCACCAAGGAAATGGGTCTCCACAATTATTACACGCCGGTCACGAATATTTTGCATTTCAAGGGACAGAGCTGCCGTACGCGCCGTTGGGGTTCGTATGTGGATTTCTACAAGGCGATGCTGATCTTTGTGAAAAAGCACAAGGACCTTTATTTTGTCCCGAATTTCCTGGTGTCGTTCGGTATCCTTTTTGCCGCTTTTGTGGGCATGTTCTCGCGCCTCATCCCGAAGTTTTGGAAGATGTTCCTCGACTTGGGCGTGATTGCCGTGTGGGCACTTGTATTTTTGCCCGGTTTGGGAAACGACGGATGCATTTTTACATCCATTAAGGAATCCATCGGGGTGATAACGACTTTTGAAGACTGGTGGCTTGTTGGCTTGGTCGCCATTGTTAATATGGTCTTTCTTATTTTCCGTGGGGAATACACGGAATCCAGCCTCAAGGGCGAAAAGTTCTTGCAGTACCTTGTGCCACTGAACCTTCTTGCTGTTGGTGGGTATGAGGTATTCCGTTACTTTGCCCAATTTTCTTATGTCCCGGGAGACAAGTCTACAATCTATCCCAGTATTGGGTGGTGCATCTATGCTGTCTGTTCCAGTCTCTTTATCCCGTTTGTTCTCCTTGCTTGGCGCCGCGTTGCATTCTGGATAAACTATTTCTACCGTATCTTTGCGAAAAAACGCCACCGCTCCATTCTGCTTGGCGGTCGTGAAGATTCCCTCAATAACTGGTTCGATAGCTACAACGTGATCCCGGGCATTGAAATTCTCGGTTGCGTGAGTTCTGAACCCGAAAAGCTCTCCGAAGAGAACCGCAAGCATCTCCTTGGACCGCTTTCGGACATGGAGTCCATTCGCAACCGCACGGGTTGCCGTGAGCTTTTGGTGGTCTCGAATTTCTCGGGTTATCGCGAGGAATTCAACATCAACTGGCTCGATAAATTGGGAATGTGTGTGTATTTGCTTATTGGAAATGGCAAAAATGGCAATTTTGCCCTTGTAAACCTTAAATATCTTCGTTAA
- the ribH gene encoding 6,7-dimethyl-8-ribityllumazine synthase — protein MKEFKNSLNGSGMKVAIAVARFNEVVTDKLLEGAVRELETLGVDSDDIAVAHVPGAFELPGLCRRFVDSGKYDAVMALGAVIRGETGHYDVVVNNSTGGIASLAAEGKVPVILGILTTDTVDQAMNRAGLKAGNLGCNWARTAVEMVNLYKQIGK, from the coding sequence ATGAAAGAATTCAAAAATTCCCTCAATGGTTCTGGTATGAAGGTCGCGATTGCAGTCGCCCGCTTCAACGAAGTGGTGACTGACAAGCTTCTCGAAGGCGCTGTCCGCGAACTCGAAACGCTCGGTGTCGATAGCGATGATATCGCTGTGGCTCATGTGCCGGGTGCTTTTGAACTGCCGGGCCTCTGCCGCAGATTTGTGGATTCTGGCAAGTACGATGCAGTGATGGCTCTCGGTGCCGTTATCCGTGGCGAAACGGGGCACTACGACGTAGTCGTGAACAATTCTACGGGCGGAATCGCATCGCTCGCTGCCGAAGGCAAGGTTCCGGTGATTCTCGGAATCTTAACGACCGACACGGTTGACCAGGCGATGAACCGCGCTGGCCTCAAGGCCGGAAACCTCGGCTGCAATTGGGCAAGAACTGCCGTTGAAATGGTAAATCTTTACAAGCAGATTGGGAAATAA
- a CDS encoding Trm112 family protein has translation MLDSKLLSILCCPETRQPLSQAGEDCIALLNNAISAGSLKNAAGEAITEPLTEALTTPDGSRVYPVRDGIPVLLADEAVLLPLEK, from the coding sequence ATGCTCGATTCTAAATTGTTAAGTATTCTTTGCTGCCCGGAAACACGTCAACCTCTTTCTCAAGCGGGCGAGGATTGCATCGCTCTTTTGAACAATGCTATTAGTGCCGGCTCTCTCAAAAACGCAGCTGGCGAAGCTATTACTGAACCCCTGACCGAAGCGCTTACGACACCTGATGGTTCCCGTGTCTATCCGGTTCGTGACGGTATACCTGTACTTTTGGCGGATGAAGCTGTTCTTCTTCCATTGGAGAAATGA
- a CDS encoding tetratricopeptide repeat protein, translating to MMAISLDSLRKAVKKNKGRSQALAWLADMERASGDYEAALKIVDTALAASPSDVPAMLVRAKVLAGQQDYAGSISQYKKVLAKDPFCLSAHKRMGESYDKLGKVAERNACFRRVHDMDPLDPFWKEEYDVLPEEEQASLVPPPMDESSFTMDVNDDAENAEISGEDNIFANLAASLPNTDEEDNSSMEALRNSLNFASDDLSKNPDGSEIPDFDHVLNSSEVSSAISGILGGDDDLDVVDSGKKAVAEEEPATSSLFSHFSDDEKVDEEESKQESVADELIDEPLEKISEEKLDDSELSLDSLDEPLDADKKSTNVDDAFSSLLGDDELPEESTADTASSPELNEEKPVAESLDVPDENPTEKENLAGETSENGIPTSHMDFSDEADAIESDDLNLDEKPEEVAPKTEDAGTNVDDAFSSLLGDDELPEEHASVASESDENSFGSLFEKSADADFNMNDDVSTETTGSVAASSDEKAPETEPLEEPASGESLGGLFEKSADADFSMDQGTLADTATDDVVEKAPEFTPTEAAENIAPAEGLVPTSHMDFSDEEDLSKPEDDFVLNLDESSESEKKDEESAAEESAAEDVDGAFDALFGDDEAPVENAPAEEPVAEESVAEQPKEESLAQEMGGAFASMFGDKDDSAPAESVPSENSVEETPAEESLSQEATSAELEESAVKENVEKGVEESFDSIFGKDDDLDLPEEPVAAPVAEQAVEETAPSAELDSIDSEVSNAFKGLFDEDDSLPESDEPNNNGVDYLMSGDSDDEVSASLVENAEAPLSRGAADLDDSLNTRTLADIYMEQGVYDKALDIYSDLAKKNPDNAEIQSRLEEVKKLCREKFGEV from the coding sequence ATGATGGCTATATCGTTGGATTCTCTCAGAAAGGCTGTAAAAAAGAATAAGGGGCGTTCTCAGGCTCTTGCCTGGCTTGCCGACATGGAACGTGCTTCGGGTGATTACGAAGCTGCCTTGAAAATTGTCGATACGGCTCTTGCGGCTTCACCTTCCGATGTTCCTGCAATGTTGGTCCGTGCAAAGGTCTTGGCGGGTCAGCAGGATTATGCGGGGAGCATCTCGCAATATAAGAAGGTGCTTGCCAAGGATCCGTTCTGCCTCTCTGCTCATAAGAGAATGGGTGAATCCTACGATAAGCTTGGTAAGGTTGCTGAGCGCAATGCCTGTTTCCGCCGTGTTCACGATATGGACCCGCTGGATCCGTTCTGGAAAGAGGAATACGATGTTCTCCCAGAAGAAGAACAGGCAAGTCTCGTGCCGCCACCGATGGACGAAAGTTCGTTTACGATGGACGTGAACGATGATGCTGAAAATGCAGAAATCAGCGGTGAAGACAATATCTTTGCAAACCTTGCGGCATCGCTTCCGAATACTGATGAAGAAGACAATTCTTCAATGGAGGCTTTGCGCAATTCCCTGAATTTTGCTTCTGATGATCTTTCCAAGAATCCAGATGGTTCTGAGATTCCGGATTTTGATCATGTGCTGAACTCCTCGGAAGTTTCTTCTGCCATTTCTGGCATTCTGGGTGGCGATGACGACCTCGATGTTGTGGATTCAGGCAAGAAGGCTGTTGCCGAAGAAGAACCGGCAACGTCATCTCTCTTCTCTCATTTCTCGGATGATGAAAAGGTTGATGAAGAAGAATCCAAGCAGGAAAGCGTTGCTGATGAACTGATTGATGAACCGCTCGAAAAAATTTCTGAAGAAAAGCTTGACGATAGCGAACTTAGTCTTGATAGCTTGGATGAACCGCTGGATGCAGATAAAAAATCAACGAATGTTGACGATGCTTTCTCTTCTCTGCTTGGCGACGATGAACTCCCGGAAGAGTCTACGGCTGATACTGCGTCCAGCCCTGAGTTAAATGAAGAGAAGCCGGTTGCCGAAAGCCTGGATGTGCCAGATGAAAATCCGACAGAAAAGGAAAATCTCGCTGGTGAAACTTCTGAAAACGGCATCCCTACATCGCATATGGATTTCTCGGATGAAGCCGACGCCATCGAATCGGATGATCTTAATCTAGATGAAAAACCGGAAGAGGTGGCGCCAAAGACTGAAGATGCCGGAACGAATGTTGATGATGCTTTCTCGTCGCTTTTGGGTGATGATGAACTCCCTGAAGAACATGCTTCTGTAGCTTCAGAGTCCGATGAAAATTCGTTTGGGAGCTTGTTCGAAAAATCCGCCGATGCCGACTTCAACATGAACGATGATGTTTCGACGGAAACAACGGGTTCTGTAGCAGCATCCTCTGATGAAAAGGCTCCTGAAACGGAACCGCTGGAAGAACCTGCTTCTGGGGAATCTTTGGGTGGCTTGTTCGAAAAGTCTGCCGATGCCGACTTTAGCATGGACCAGGGTACTTTGGCTGATACAGCGACCGATGATGTTGTTGAAAAGGCTCCTGAATTTACGCCAACGGAAGCTGCCGAGAATATTGCTCCGGCAGAAGGTCTAGTTCCGACTTCTCATATGGATTTCTCGGACGAAGAGGACCTGTCCAAGCCTGAAGATGATTTTGTCTTGAATCTGGATGAATCTAGCGAATCTGAAAAAAAGGATGAAGAATCGGCTGCGGAAGAATCGGCTGCCGAAGACGTTGACGGTGCTTTTGATGCGCTTTTTGGCGATGATGAAGCTCCTGTAGAAAATGCTCCAGCTGAAGAACCTGTTGCTGAAGAATCTGTCGCAGAACAGCCGAAAGAAGAAAGCCTTGCTCAGGAAATGGGTGGTGCTTTTGCTTCCATGTTCGGTGACAAGGACGATTCTGCACCTGCGGAATCTGTGCCTTCTGAAAATTCGGTCGAAGAAACTCCTGCCGAAGAATCTTTGAGCCAGGAAGCGACAAGTGCAGAACTTGAAGAGAGCGCTGTAAAGGAAAATGTAGAAAAGGGCGTCGAAGAATCCTTTGATAGCATTTTCGGCAAAGACGATGATTTGGATTTGCCGGAAGAACCTGTTGCAGCTCCCGTCGCAGAACAGGCTGTAGAAGAGACTGCTCCGTCTGCTGAACTCGATTCCATCGATTCCGAAGTCTCGAATGCTTTCAAGGGATTGTTCGACGAAGACGATTCCCTGCCGGAGTCCGATGAACCGAACAACAACGGCGTAGACTACCTGATGTCCGGCGATTCCGATGATGAAGTTTCTGCAAGCCTTGTTGAAAATGCAGAAGCTCCGCTCTCTCGTGGCGCTGCTGATCTGGATGACAGTCTGAACACGCGTACGCTGGCGGACATTTATATGGAACAGGGCGTCTACGACAAGGCTCTTGATATTTATTCGGATCTCGCCAAGAAAAATCCGGATAATGCTGAAATTCAATCTCGTTTGGAAGAAGTAAAGAAACTCTGCCGCGAAAAGTTTGGAGAAGTCTAA
- a CDS encoding glycosyltransferase family 2 protein: protein MDLSLVIPVKEESENLPELMKEIWAAIEPTGMEFEVIIIDDGSRDNTWEVVEGLAKEYGVKPGSSMSAFRFQFNCGKAAALALGFSKARGKYVATLDGDLQDDPLEIPKMIKILESGYDLVSGWKIRRLDPWHKTMPSKLFNLTVSMVCGKRLHDFNCGIKAYRSSVVRFIQLYGDYHRFIPVMAKWQGFRITEMPVAHRARVHGVSKYGVSRLVSGFLDLVSLMFMRSFSSKPLHFFGLIGLILMLFGLGTCGYFGYEWCETGAMHVRPLLLAGAFSLVMSVQFFSLGLLGEMMNGNKKRSYPVSDTIGEL, encoded by the coding sequence ATGGATTTGAGCTTGGTTATCCCTGTTAAGGAAGAAAGTGAAAATCTTCCTGAGTTGATGAAGGAAATTTGGGCTGCAATCGAACCGACCGGTATGGAATTCGAGGTGATCATCATTGATGATGGTAGCCGCGATAATACATGGGAAGTTGTCGAAGGTCTCGCCAAGGAATATGGTGTAAAACCTGGATCTTCGATGAGTGCGTTCCGTTTCCAGTTCAACTGCGGCAAGGCCGCCGCACTTGCCCTTGGTTTTTCCAAGGCTCGTGGCAAGTATGTCGCTACGCTTGATGGCGACTTGCAGGATGACCCGCTCGAAATCCCGAAGATGATCAAGATCCTCGAAAGCGGTTACGACCTTGTCTCTGGCTGGAAGATTCGCCGTCTTGACCCTTGGCACAAGACGATGCCTTCCAAGCTTTTCAACTTGACCGTGTCGATGGTCTGTGGCAAGCGCCTGCACGATTTCAACTGCGGCATCAAGGCTTACCGCAGCTCCGTTGTCCGCTTTATCCAGCTTTACGGCGACTACCACCGCTTTATCCCGGTGATGGCCAAGTGGCAGGGCTTTCGCATTACGGAAATGCCGGTGGCGCACCGCGCCCGCGTCCATGGCGTCTCGAAGTACGGCGTTTCCCGCCTGGTGAGTGGCTTTTTGGACTTGGTATCCCTCATGTTCATGCGTAGCTTCTCTTCGAAACCGCTCCATTTCTTTGGGCTGATTGGGCTTATTTTGATGCTTTTCGGTCTTGGCACTTGCGGTTATTTTGGCTATGAATGGTGTGAGACCGGGGCGATGCATGTGCGTCCGCTTCTGTTGGCAGGCGCCTTCTCGCTTGTCATGAGTGTTCAGTTCTTTTCGCTTGGACTTCTTGGCGAGATGATGAATGGCAACAAAAAACGCTCTTATCCCGTTTCTGATACCATTGGCGAATTGTAA
- the nusB gene encoding transcription antitermination factor NusB, whose product MAQVSFRPARVFAMQLLYAMEISGGTVADALPGVLEAQPLQDNMKKYGMKLVDLVLAHKAELDSEIEACSAHWGIERMATLDRIVLRIAMVELLYVPEIPMKVVISEAVQVAAKFSTDSSGTFVNGLLAGFLQKRGMVANNTKKDA is encoded by the coding sequence ATGGCACAAGTAAGTTTTAGACCTGCTCGCGTCTTTGCGATGCAGTTGCTTTACGCAATGGAAATTTCTGGCGGCACGGTCGCTGATGCACTCCCGGGCGTTTTGGAAGCCCAGCCGCTCCAGGACAACATGAAAAAGTACGGCATGAAGCTTGTCGACTTGGTCCTTGCTCACAAGGCCGAACTCGATTCTGAAATCGAAGCCTGCTCCGCTCATTGGGGAATTGAGCGCATGGCGACTCTCGATAGGATTGTGCTGCGCATCGCGATGGTTGAACTTTTGTATGTTCCTGAAATCCCGATGAAGGTGGTCATCTCTGAAGCTGTTCAGGTTGCTGCCAAGTTCAGTACGGATTCTTCGGGCACGTTCGTGAACGGACTCCTCGCCGGATTCTTGCAGAAGCGTGGCATGGTTGCAAACAATACTAAGAAGGATGCTTAA